In a single window of the Novosphingobium sp. IK01 genome:
- the tolB gene encoding Tol-Pal system beta propeller repeat protein TolB, whose product MKRLTLSVRVLSLFAPACAGALALGVGPALAQQAALPASGAPQAAQSSDDGGLTGSVTGEGAWQDLGVAIPAFPTDNPLPTAAEGGNTAALGKNLAQVVFNDLRNNGLFKPTGPDALPAITYPDVTAPAFDTWRARSAEMLVQGFVRAAPDGRLTVGCYLYDVALGSELARQGYVVQPADWRRAAHKCADMVYSRLSGENPFFDSKIAYIAETGPKDHRRKQLAIMDSDGANHRFITNGQATALTPRYSPDYKQIAYLSYLNGSPRIYVYDIGTGQQHLVLQSRNPTFAPRWSPDGKSLLFSMATGGNTDIYRIPAAGGTPVRLTNTLGINVGGSYSPDGQKIVFESDRSGAQQVYVMNADGSNQHRISFFGGRAATPEWSPRGDQIAFTCICGNLRIAVMNPQGGDMRFLTNSWQDEAPTWAPNGRIVQFFRTEKNSGHTSIWQVDLTGENLRKLNTPVDASDPAWGPVLP is encoded by the coding sequence GGCGCTCGCGCTTGGCGTCGGGCCGGCCCTGGCCCAGCAGGCCGCTCTTCCCGCCTCGGGCGCGCCGCAGGCCGCGCAATCTTCCGACGATGGCGGGTTGACCGGCTCGGTGACGGGCGAGGGCGCCTGGCAGGATCTGGGCGTCGCCATCCCCGCCTTCCCGACCGACAATCCGCTGCCGACGGCTGCCGAAGGCGGCAATACGGCTGCGCTGGGCAAGAATCTGGCGCAAGTGGTGTTCAACGACTTGCGCAACAATGGCCTGTTCAAGCCGACCGGGCCCGATGCGCTGCCCGCGATCACCTATCCCGACGTGACCGCGCCCGCGTTCGATACATGGCGCGCGCGCTCGGCCGAGATGCTGGTGCAGGGCTTCGTGCGGGCGGCCCCCGACGGGCGGCTGACGGTGGGATGCTACCTCTATGACGTGGCGCTGGGCAGCGAACTGGCGCGTCAGGGCTATGTCGTCCAGCCCGCCGACTGGCGCCGGGCCGCGCACAAGTGCGCCGACATGGTCTATTCGCGTCTCTCGGGCGAAAATCCGTTCTTCGACAGCAAGATCGCCTATATCGCCGAGACCGGCCCCAAGGATCACCGCCGCAAGCAGCTGGCGATCATGGATTCCGATGGCGCCAACCACCGCTTCATCACCAATGGTCAGGCCACCGCGCTCACCCCGCGCTATTCGCCCGACTACAAGCAGATCGCCTATCTGTCCTACCTGAACGGCAGCCCGCGCATCTATGTCTACGACATCGGCACCGGGCAGCAGCACCTGGTCTTGCAGAGCCGCAACCCGACGTTCGCGCCGCGCTGGTCGCCCGATGGCAAGTCGCTGCTGTTCTCGATGGCCACGGGCGGCAACACCGACATCTATCGCATCCCGGCCGCCGGTGGCACGCCCGTGCGCCTGACCAACACGCTCGGGATCAACGTGGGCGGCTCGTACAGCCCCGACGGGCAGAAGATCGTGTTCGAAAGCGATCGCTCGGGCGCGCAGCAGGTCTATGTGATGAATGCCGACGGCAGCAACCAGCACCGGATCAGCTTCTTTGGCGGCCGTGCGGCGACGCCTGAATGGAGCCCGCGCGGCGACCAGATCGCGTTTACCTGCATTTGCGGCAACTTGCGCATCGCGGTGATGAACCCGCAAGGGGGCGACATGCGCTTCCTGACCAATTCGTGGCAGGACGAGGCCCCGACCTGGGCGCCCAATGGCCGTATTGTCCAGTTCTTCCGCACCGAGAAGAACAGTGGCCACACCAGCATCTGGCAGGTCGACCTGACCGGCGAGAACTTGCGCAAGCTCAATACCCCGGTCGATGCCTCGGACCCCGCGTGGGGTCCGGTCTTGCCCTGA
- the pal gene encoding peptidoglycan-associated lipoprotein Pal has product MNRVLLAVTVLAGSVSLAACSSNSAANKTAAELPPQPTATTTTTPPPAGPTPGSQADFLASVTSDTIHFDTDRFNVDAQSQTILQSQAQWLARYPGKQITIEGHCDERGTRDYNLALGERRANSAKAYLVSLGVDASRINVVSYGKERPIALGSDEAAWAQNRRAVTVTVQ; this is encoded by the coding sequence ATGAATCGCGTGCTTCTTGCTGTTACTGTGCTTGCCGGCAGTGTTTCGCTGGCCGCCTGTTCGTCGAATTCGGCTGCCAACAAGACCGCCGCCGAACTGCCCCCGCAGCCGACCGCGACCACCACCACCACCCCGCCGCCCGCAGGCCCGACGCCCGGCAGCCAGGCCGACTTCCTCGCCTCGGTGACCTCGGACACGATTCACTTCGACACCGACCGCTTCAACGTCGATGCGCAGAGCCAGACCATCCTCCAGAGCCAGGCCCAGTGGCTGGCCCGCTATCCGGGCAAGCAGATCACCATCGAAGGCCACTGCGACGAGCGCGGCACGCGTGACTACAACCTCGCCCTGGGCGAGCGTCGTGCCAATTCGGCCAAGGCCTATCTGGTGAGCCTGGGCGTCGATGCTTCGCGCATCAACGTCGTGAGCTATGGCAAGGAACGCCCGATCGCGCTGGGTTCGGATGAAGCCGCATGGGCCCAGAACCGCCGTGCGGTGACCGTGACGGTCCAGTAA
- a CDS encoding J domain-containing protein: MARQGRSTDWGFPRWRGYGSAREAAAVRLCDRAGCNEPGNCPAPKSPNSPDRWYFCEKHAAEYNAGWNYFEGLDKEEAEQREQAERQTSSGYGAASWQAWAGPGDGSRSRDELRALEALGLDPDAEFDAIRKAWRTRAKEVHPDVRPGDEAAAAEFQKLQLAYEVLRAAQERREWKG, encoded by the coding sequence ATGGCACGGCAGGGACGTTCGACGGACTGGGGTTTTCCACGCTGGCGCGGCTATGGCAGCGCCCGCGAGGCGGCGGCCGTGCGTCTGTGCGACCGCGCCGGGTGCAACGAGCCGGGCAATTGCCCCGCGCCCAAGTCGCCCAACAGCCCCGACCGCTGGTATTTCTGCGAGAAGCACGCGGCGGAATACAACGCCGGCTGGAACTATTTCGAGGGCCTCGACAAGGAAGAGGCCGAGCAGCGCGAACAGGCCGAACGGCAGACTTCGTCAGGCTATGGCGCGGCCTCGTGGCAGGCCTGGGCCGGGCCGGGCGATGGCAGCCGCAGCCGCGACGAATTGCGCGCGCTCGAAGCGCTCGGGCTCGACCCTGATGCCGAGTTCGATGCCATCCGCAAGGCGTGGCGCACCCGCGCCAAGGAAGTTCACCCCGATGTCCGCCCCGGCGACGAGGCCGCAGCGGCGGAATTCCAGAAGCTGCAACTGGCCTATGAAGTGCTTCGCGCCGCGCAGGAGCGGCGCGAGTGGAAGGGCTGA
- a CDS encoding CCA tRNA nucleotidyltransferase: MPQTLPPAPWTARADLAALVAALDPEGLGLCRYVGGAVRDTLLGLDVKDIDMATTLLPEQTQAALEAAGIKQVPTGIAHGTITAVLPGGPVEITTLRRDVTTDGRHATVAFSQEWREDAARRDFTINALYADPRTLAVSDYFGGLADLATRTVRFIGDPEQRIREDYLRILRYFRFQARFGSLPADAASQAACAALAPGMKGLSRERIASELMNLLALPDPSPTLATMAGLGVLGDVLPEAAPADLPALVATEAREGVAPDALRRMACLLPADPPLAEQVAARLRLSVAQRKRLACAAARGADDAGQSARALAYALGREEALDRLLLAGRSTADLAGWDIPRLPLKGGQIVARGVGAGPDVARTLRAVEARWVAEGFPDEARVMELLDTVLAQA; this comes from the coding sequence ATGCCCCAAACGCTGCCCCCCGCCCCCTGGACCGCGCGCGCCGATCTGGCCGCGCTGGTCGCCGCGCTCGATCCTGAGGGGCTCGGCCTGTGCCGCTATGTCGGCGGCGCGGTGCGCGACACGCTGCTTGGCCTCGATGTGAAGGACATCGACATGGCCACCACGCTCCTGCCCGAACAGACGCAGGCAGCGCTGGAGGCCGCAGGCATCAAGCAGGTGCCCACCGGCATCGCCCATGGCACGATCACCGCCGTCCTGCCCGGCGGCCCGGTCGAGATCACCACCCTGCGCCGCGACGTGACCACCGATGGCCGCCATGCCACCGTCGCCTTCTCGCAGGAATGGCGCGAAGACGCCGCGCGCCGCGATTTCACCATCAACGCGCTCTATGCCGATCCCCGCACCCTCGCTGTCAGCGATTATTTCGGCGGGCTGGCCGATCTGGCAACGCGCACGGTGCGCTTCATCGGCGATCCCGAACAGCGCATCCGCGAGGATTACTTGCGCATCCTGCGCTATTTCCGCTTTCAGGCGCGGTTCGGCTCGCTGCCTGCCGACGCAGCCTCGCAGGCCGCCTGCGCGGCGCTGGCGCCGGGGATGAAAGGCCTCTCGCGCGAGCGGATAGCCAGCGAACTGATGAACCTGCTGGCCCTGCCCGATCCCTCGCCCACGCTGGCGACGATGGCCGGGCTGGGCGTTCTGGGCGATGTCCTGCCCGAGGCCGCCCCGGCCGACCTTCCCGCGCTGGTCGCCACCGAAGCGCGCGAAGGGGTGGCGCCCGATGCGCTGCGGCGCATGGCCTGCCTGCTTCCCGCCGATCCGCCGCTGGCCGAACAGGTCGCCGCGCGGCTGCGCCTGTCGGTGGCCCAGCGCAAGCGACTGGCCTGCGCCGCCGCGCGCGGGGCCGACGATGCCGGGCAGTCGGCGCGCGCGCTGGCCTATGCCCTCGGGCGCGAGGAGGCGCTCGACCGGCTGCTGCTGGCGGGGCGCTCCACGGCGGACCTGGCGGGGTGGGACATTCCGCGCCTGCCGCTCAAGGGCGGGCAGATCGTGGCGCGCGGGGTCGGCGCAGGGCCGGACGTGGCGCGCACCTTGCGCGCGGTCGAGGCGCGCTGGGTTGCCGAAGGCTTCCCCGACGAGGCGCGGGTGATGGAACTGCTCGACACGGTTCTGGCGCAGGCCTGA
- a CDS encoding NUDIX hydrolase produces MSASLFETLSALHRAGHEGPAPDLVADWRVVAPENLRPAAVLIAVTDRPGHPDGPGALLIHRPSHMRAHPGQAAFPGGKIEPGETPVEAALREADEELGINPACVRVIGPTDRYRTGTGYDITPVLAVVPDGLPLRPNPAEVAGWFEPPLGLLLDRRGHGMITAEWNGQRGKTIEILWQGHRIWGVTAAIIANLARRIAWPTA; encoded by the coding sequence ATGAGCGCCAGCCTGTTCGAAACCCTGAGCGCGCTCCACCGCGCCGGCCACGAAGGCCCCGCGCCCGATCTCGTGGCCGACTGGCGCGTCGTGGCGCCCGAGAACCTGCGCCCGGCCGCCGTGCTGATCGCCGTGACCGACCGCCCCGGCCACCCCGACGGGCCGGGCGCGCTGCTGATCCACCGCCCCAGCCACATGCGCGCCCACCCCGGCCAGGCCGCCTTTCCCGGCGGCAAGATCGAACCGGGCGAAACCCCGGTGGAAGCCGCCTTGCGCGAGGCGGACGAGGAACTGGGGATCAACCCGGCCTGCGTGCGCGTGATCGGGCCGACCGACCGCTATCGCACGGGCACCGGCTACGACATCACCCCCGTCCTTGCCGTCGTTCCCGATGGCCTGCCCCTGCGCCCCAATCCGGCGGAAGTCGCCGGGTGGTTCGAGCCGCCGCTCGGCCTGCTGCTCGACCGCCGCGGCCATGGCATGATCACGGCCGAATGGAACGGCCAGCGCGGCAAGACCATCGAGATCCTCTGGCAGGGCCACCGGATCTGGGGCGTCACCGCCGCCATCATCGCCAATCTCGCCCGGCGCATCGCCTGGCCAACCGCCTGA
- a CDS encoding DUF1285 domain-containing protein — protein sequence MPYEPPPELAGLSLSEIAALAHERRLPPLDQWTPAHSGESHMVIRADGTWLHEGGPINRPAMVRAFSSLLMRDENGQHWLVTPHERLAIAVEDAAFIAIDMEARPDPTQSGSAQGGTVLAFRLNTDDIVLCGPENPLRVAGTPDQPAFYLAVRHGTEARLNRSTYAQLIEHALAKAGPDADPAHLTVESRGARFPLVPALMPAPGA from the coding sequence GTGCCTTATGAACCGCCCCCCGAACTCGCCGGTCTTTCGCTGAGCGAAATCGCCGCCCTGGCGCACGAGCGCCGCCTGCCCCCGCTCGACCAGTGGACGCCCGCGCACAGCGGCGAAAGCCACATGGTCATCCGCGCCGATGGCACCTGGCTGCACGAGGGCGGGCCGATCAACCGCCCGGCGATGGTCCGCGCCTTTTCCTCGCTGCTGATGCGCGATGAAAACGGGCAGCACTGGCTGGTGACCCCGCACGAGCGCCTCGCCATCGCGGTCGAGGATGCCGCCTTCATCGCCATCGACATGGAAGCCCGGCCCGATCCAACCCAAAGTGGCTCCGCGCAGGGCGGCACCGTGCTGGCCTTCCGCCTCAACACCGACGACATCGTGCTGTGCGGCCCGGAAAACCCCCTGCGCGTGGCCGGTACACCCGACCAGCCCGCCTTCTACCTCGCCGTGCGCCACGGGACGGAAGCGCGCCTCAACCGCAGCACCTATGCCCAGTTGATCGAACATGCGCTGGCAAAGGCCGGGCCCGATGCCGATCCTGCCCACCTGACGGTCGAAAGCCGGGGCGCGCGCTTCCCGCTCGTGCCAGCACTGATGCCAGCCCCCGGCGCATGA